Proteins found in one Streptococcus iniae genomic segment:
- a CDS encoding DUF3173 family protein, which yields MITLIDKNDIMKLTGYSKSQAEKLIREAKAKLVSEGFNWYSNKRVGRVPLRTIEEILGFELSNKHDIIANVQEDTAFEKGVSNGSN from the coding sequence ATGATTACTCTAATTGATAAAAACGATATTATGAAATTAACTGGTTACTCAAAAAGTCAAGCTGAGAAACTAATACGTGAAGCAAAAGCTAAACTTGTCTCAGAAGGCTTTAATTGGTACAGCAATAAGCGAGTTGGTCGTGTACCGTTACGAACTATCGAGGAAATTCTAGGTTTTGAGTTATCCAATAAACATGATATAATAGCTAACGTACAAGAAGATACTGCTTTTGAAAAAGGAGTTTCAAATGGCAGTAACTAG
- a CDS encoding site-specific integrase, which yields MAVTRQQNKKWKVDISDGYDAVTGEQKRHRKTDFKTRKEAERYEADYRINKLHQVSHKEKISVSYLYSLVKEEDELRGNKRGTIDSQESYYRVYMSKYFKNADMRAISVTDIKEYRNWLKSQSSVKGGTLTNSHVNQQMIFVHKMFDVAVLNRLRQDNPCNGLRRVPQQHKEMAYYTPDQFKSFDSLFEESEYSFQLLYRVLMYTGMRIGEALALTWENVNLDEKYIDVRYSAYYRNGKVHIGTVKTTQSNRRIYLHNSFVEELKQWKENQYKLLREFTDNPNSLQIFQATPEVLTGPNVSNFRVVLKKRMPKNLKLIHNHDFRHSHAAFLVSQGLRNGEGKDYIFFTLMKRLGHSSISTTINVYSHLFPTQQKEIASAFENF from the coding sequence ATGGCAGTAACTAGACAACAAAATAAAAAATGGAAGGTGGATATTAGTGACGGTTACGATGCCGTAACTGGTGAGCAAAAACGTCATAGAAAAACAGATTTTAAAACACGCAAAGAAGCCGAACGATATGAGGCAGACTATCGCATCAATAAGCTACATCAAGTTAGTCATAAAGAGAAAATCTCTGTTTCTTATCTTTACTCACTCGTTAAGGAAGAAGATGAACTTCGAGGCAATAAACGAGGAACAATTGATAGTCAGGAATCTTACTATCGAGTATACATGTCCAAATACTTCAAAAATGCAGATATGCGTGCTATTTCCGTTACAGATATCAAAGAATATAGAAATTGGCTCAAAAGCCAATCAAGTGTAAAGGGTGGTACGCTGACAAACTCTCATGTGAACCAACAAATGATTTTCGTTCACAAAATGTTTGATGTAGCTGTACTAAATCGACTACGTCAAGATAACCCGTGTAATGGATTGAGAAGGGTTCCTCAACAACATAAGGAAATGGCGTATTATACTCCTGACCAATTTAAGTCATTTGACTCATTATTTGAAGAAAGTGAATACTCTTTTCAACTTTTATACCGTGTCCTGATGTATACTGGTATGCGTATTGGAGAGGCACTAGCTTTAACATGGGAAAATGTCAATCTTGATGAAAAATACATCGATGTTCGATACTCTGCGTATTATCGTAATGGTAAAGTACATATAGGAACAGTAAAGACTACACAATCAAACCGTAGAATTTACCTCCACAATTCCTTTGTCGAAGAATTGAAGCAATGGAAAGAAAATCAGTATAAGTTGCTCAGAGAATTTACTGACAATCCAAATAGTCTACAAATTTTCCAAGCAACTCCCGAGGTGCTGACTGGTCCGAATGTTTCAAATTTTCGGGTAGTTCTAAAAAAGCGAATGCCAAAAAATTTAAAACTCATTCATAATCATGATTTCAGGCACTCACATGCGGCATTCTTAGTTTCTCAGGGCTTACGGAATGGAGAAGGTAAAGACTACATTTTCTTCACTTTAATGAAGCGCTTGGGGCACAGCTCCATCAGTACTACAATAAATGTTTACTCGCATTTATTCCCTACACAACAAAAAGAAATCGCCTCTGCCTTTGAAAATTTTTAA
- a CDS encoding DUF536 domain-containing protein yields MTIEKTVSELAEILGVSRQAVNNRVKALPEEDLDKNDKGVTVVRRSGLIKLEEIYKKTIFDDEPISEETKQRELLEILVDEKNTEITRLYNQLKAKDDQLAAKDEQMRVKDVQIAEKDKQLDQQQQLTAKAMADKESLKLELEEARSQVEEVQAVSTSKKSFFAKLFRK; encoded by the coding sequence ATGACAATAGAAAAGACAGTTAGTGAGCTAGCTGAAATCCTAGGAGTCAGCCGTCAGGCTGTCAATAATCGTGTCAAAGCACTTCCAGAAGAAGATCTTGATAAAAATGATAAGGGTGTTACTGTGGTGAGACGCAGTGGCCTAATCAAATTGGAAGAAATTTATAAAAAAACGATTTTTGATGATGAGCCAATCAGTGAAGAGACGAAGCAGCGCGAATTGCTTGAAATTTTGGTGGATGAAAAAAATACTGAAATCACACGCCTTTACAACCAACTAAAAGCTAAAGATGACCAATTGGCTGCTAAGGATGAGCAGATGCGGGTTAAGGATGTTCAAATTGCTGAAAAAGACAAACAGTTGGATCAGCAGCAACAATTAACTGCAAAAGCAATGGCTGATAAAGAAAGCCTCAAACTAGAACTTGAAGAAGCTCGCAGTCAGGTTGAGGAAGTTCAAGCTGTTTCAACCAGTAAAAAAAGTTTTTTTGCTAAACTATTTAGAAAATAA
- a CDS encoding serine/threonine-protein kinase: MAKITFHDKTIIKNFFNEGGYVLDFSNRTFDEFTYHSIGVKIQEKYGLSKGKSFEAYIDEATDEDLIKLVKDLLTYYDDLPDNSSEKNDIKNKQAEKLKEKINAYTHIGEEIVKADESFLTKGGFADIYLQKHTQRIVKKLKNEYKQDSALKSRFKREFEIMQSLSQVNGIIKVYVFDESEFSYTMEKADFTLNDYIGTNDLEMYQIFNLLFQILTIMSEVHSRDIIHRDLSPTNIFLCNGLIKISDFGLAKDSTANHSHLTVNTNNYGQFYYCAPEQISGLKNSTKMSDVYSLGKVVNFCLTGNPTNEKHVLRTFVQKATSYQPELRFRDAEEMLEQLSHHLNFFHQKDSKQKIFENIQNREYDETITVYLNNISDVDLCQDLIEIGRNYKLACINFMKISPENAQFLMQKTFPSMKEVATSFSSNDIFASLAFDVLKDERFDYLSKEIAARILYYVAREVNRFYAQRLIEDLKRSSIEPMLENILDGK; encoded by the coding sequence ATGGCAAAAATTACATTTCATGATAAAACTATAATAAAAAATTTTTTTAATGAGGGTGGTTATGTTCTGGATTTTTCAAATCGCACTTTTGATGAATTTACTTATCATTCGATTGGTGTAAAAATTCAGGAAAAATACGGTTTATCAAAAGGAAAATCATTTGAAGCCTATATTGATGAAGCTACGGATGAAGATCTTATCAAGTTAGTTAAGGATTTGCTAACCTATTATGATGACCTTCCAGATAATAGTTCTGAAAAGAATGATATTAAGAATAAGCAAGCGGAGAAGTTAAAAGAAAAAATAAATGCCTATACCCATATAGGGGAAGAAATAGTGAAGGCTGATGAGTCATTTCTCACTAAAGGTGGATTTGCTGATATTTATTTACAAAAACATACTCAACGAATTGTGAAAAAGTTGAAAAATGAATATAAACAGGACTCTGCTCTAAAAAGTCGCTTTAAAAGAGAGTTTGAAATTATGCAGTCTCTATCGCAAGTTAATGGGATTATTAAAGTTTATGTGTTCGATGAGTCAGAGTTTAGCTATACGATGGAGAAAGCCGATTTTACTTTAAATGATTATATTGGGACTAATGATTTAGAGATGTATCAGATATTTAATCTGTTATTTCAAATTTTGACGATAATGTCAGAAGTACACTCTCGGGATATTATTCATAGAGATTTAAGTCCAACTAACATTTTCTTATGTAATGGACTTATAAAGATATCTGATTTTGGATTGGCTAAAGATTCTACTGCCAATCATTCTCATTTGACTGTGAACACAAATAACTATGGGCAGTTTTATTATTGTGCGCCAGAACAGATATCTGGTCTAAAAAATTCAACTAAAATGAGTGATGTTTATTCGTTAGGGAAGGTGGTTAATTTTTGTTTAACTGGAAATCCGACTAATGAAAAACATGTTCTACGAACTTTTGTTCAAAAAGCAACCTCTTATCAACCAGAATTAAGATTTAGAGACGCGGAAGAGATGCTTGAACAACTAAGTCATCATTTGAACTTTTTTCATCAAAAGGATTCAAAACAAAAAATATTTGAAAACATTCAAAATAGAGAATATGATGAAACAATAACGGTATATTTGAATAATATTTCAGATGTGGATTTATGTCAAGATCTTATTGAAATAGGTAGGAATTACAAATTAGCTTGCATAAATTTTATGAAAATAAGCCCAGAAAATGCTCAATTTTTGATGCAAAAAACTTTTCCATCAATGAAAGAAGTCGCAACCTCTTTTTCTTCAAATGATATTTTTGCATCTCTTGCGTTTGATGTATTAAAAGATGAGCGATTTGATTACTTGAGTAAGGAAATCGCTGCAAGGATTTTATATTATGTAGCTCGGGAAGTAAATCGTTTCTATGCACAGAGACTCATAGAAGACCTAAAGCGTAGTTCCATCGAACCAATGTTAGAAAATATTTTAGACGGTAAATGA
- a CDS encoding IS256 family transposase, with the protein MTQFTTELLNFLAQKQDIDEFFRSSLEIAMNDLLQVELSAFLGYEPYKKEGYNTGNSRNGTYSRQFETKYGLVNLIIPRDRNGEFSPVLLPSYARRDDHLEEMVIKLYQTGVTTREISDIIERMYGHHYSPATVSNITKVTQESVTAFHERSFQTNYSVLYLDGTYLPLRRGTVSKECIHIALGITPEGYKSVLGYEIAPNENNVSWSDLLKRLQNQGLKQVSLVVTDGLNGVDQIIQQAYPMAKQQRCLVHIGRNISSKVKRVDRAPILNQFKQIYRATNLQEAIKLLEQFVSEWKPRYKKVMTSLETTENLLTFYQFPHHIWSSIYSTNLIESLNKEIKRQSKKRVVFPNEEALERCLVSIFEDYNIKFGARIHKGFGVCFDTLDSLFD; encoded by the coding sequence ATGACTCAGTTTACCACAGAATTACTTAACTTCCTAGCGCAAAAACAAGATATTGATGAATTCTTTCGATCCTCTTTAGAAATAGCTATGAATGATCTCTTGCAGGTTGAACTATCAGCTTTCCTTGGATATGAGCCATATAAAAAAGAAGGTTACAATACAGGTAATAGCCGTAATGGGACCTACTCTCGACAGTTTGAAACGAAGTATGGCTTAGTCAATTTAATCATTCCAAGAGATCGAAACGGCGAGTTTTCACCAGTTTTATTACCATCTTATGCTAGACGAGATGACCACTTGGAAGAGATGGTGATTAAACTCTATCAAACTGGCGTTACGACACGCGAAATCAGTGACATTATTGAGCGCATGTATGGTCACCACTACAGTCCAGCAACGGTGTCAAATATCACAAAAGTGACTCAAGAAAGTGTCACTGCCTTTCATGAGCGTTCCTTTCAAACTAACTACTCAGTCTTGTATCTAGACGGAACTTACTTACCCTTGCGACGAGGTACGGTCAGTAAAGAATGTATTCACATTGCACTTGGTATCACGCCTGAAGGGTATAAATCAGTTCTTGGCTATGAGATTGCCCCTAATGAAAATAATGTCTCTTGGTCAGATCTTCTTAAGAGGCTACAAAATCAAGGACTTAAGCAAGTTTCTCTAGTTGTTACAGACGGGCTTAACGGTGTGGATCAAATCATCCAACAAGCCTATCCAATGGCTAAACAGCAACGGTGTCTGGTTCACATTGGTCGCAATATCTCCAGTAAGGTCAAACGAGTAGATAGGGCACCTATTCTAAATCAGTTCAAGCAGATTTATCGTGCCACAAATTTACAGGAGGCTATTAAATTATTGGAACAATTTGTTTCTGAGTGGAAACCTCGTTACAAAAAGGTTATGACATCACTTGAAACAACTGAAAATCTCCTAACTTTCTATCAATTTCCACATCACATTTGGTCTAGTATTTACTCTACAAACTTGATTGAATCACTCAATAAAGAAATCAAGCGACAAAGCAAGAAGAGGGTGGTTTTTCCAAATGAAGAAGCCTTAGAACGATGCCTTGTAAGTATTTTCGAAGACTATAACATTAAGTTCGGAGCTCGTATTCATAAAGGATTCGGAGTATGTTTTGACACACTTGATAGCTTATTTGACTAA
- a CDS encoding endo-beta-N-acetylglucosaminidase family protein — protein MNKRLLVKRTFGCVCAAAILGVAPLSHPTIVEAREELKMPNGLEQSIADVEAKIDALTYLSKNSKDEFKHSMYEIPSNREHKPVSPKQALQNAKKADAQAERLAKMTIPKKEELKALEGPLYGGYFRTWQDKTSDPTETNKVNSFGELPKEVDLAFVFHDYTKDYSLFWEELATKQVPKLNKQGTRVIRTIPWRFLSGADHSDISADKEKFPNTEAGNKALAKAIVDEYVYKYNLDGLDIDIERDSVPKVNDKEDPEALARTVEVFKEIGKLIGANGADKSRLLIMDTTYTAEENPLIKETAQYLNLLLVQVYGFSGENGNYLHHKNILDETSSMEGRWQGYSKYIRPEQYMVGFSFYEEKDFNNRWKDINEEDPSDPHIGEKIQGTRAERYAKWQPKTGGLKGGLFSYAIDRDGVAQPKQKTEHPELDKIVKSEYKVSKALKKLMMTDDQYQPIDQSDFPDKALRESIIKQVGTRRGDLERFKGTLRLDNPEIKDLTGLNKLKRVAKLELINLPKITKIDKDDLPQNLKPLTDNQKSNLEIKGTYDDSKLYKDIPAFDLVISGLSGLESLDISGHQRDTLSGIDASTLPSLKAINISDNHFDLAQGTENRHILDTILATLAKNGASTASFDKQKPKGLYPESYSTAPLHLQVGQGKINVIDDLIFGTRTNQNTLINTENDFEAYKEQTIQGKPFIAPDYLYDNFKVSYKEYSASIVDSTLAETTDKTIDTAKAETYQVTVSNKDGKTVHSVKVIVGDEKPMMVNLAQDAKIIGTDNMTQSAKVFDGQKDQFLLSWNKDSSVIFELKTPGTAKHWRFFDDGKNDSVTLSVFKGDASNFETEKDKAENWVEITKDSRKNDDKVFSSPLEVDNAKYLKVTIKKEAKYIYFNELQILGYPGVVAKKTADDLRPTEADKSDDKSDKNDTEAK, from the coding sequence ATGAACAAACGTTTATTGGTTAAACGCACTTTCGGTTGTGTCTGCGCAGCAGCTATTTTAGGTGTTGCCCCCCTCAGCCATCCAACAATCGTCGAGGCAAGAGAAGAATTGAAGATGCCAAACGGCCTTGAACAATCAATTGCTGACGTCGAAGCTAAAATTGATGCCTTAACATATCTTTCAAAGAATAGTAAAGATGAATTTAAGCATTCCATGTATGAAATCCCGTCAAATCGTGAACACAAACCAGTATCACCCAAACAGGCCTTGCAAAACGCTAAAAAAGCTGATGCTCAAGCAGAACGCCTTGCCAAAATGACCATTCCTAAAAAGGAAGAACTAAAAGCACTCGAAGGACCACTTTACGGTGGCTATTTCCGTACCTGGCAAGATAAAACTTCTGATCCTACTGAAACTAATAAGGTCAACTCCTTTGGGGAGTTGCCTAAAGAAGTTGACCTAGCATTTGTTTTTCACGACTACACTAAAGACTATAGCCTTTTCTGGGAGGAATTAGCGACAAAACAAGTTCCGAAACTCAACAAGCAAGGAACACGTGTGATTCGTACCATTCCATGGCGTTTCTTAAGTGGTGCTGACCATAGTGATATCTCTGCTGATAAGGAGAAATTCCCTAACACTGAAGCTGGAAACAAAGCACTGGCTAAAGCTATCGTTGATGAATATGTTTACAAATACAACCTTGATGGCTTAGACATCGATATCGAACGTGATAGTGTTCCTAAAGTTAATGACAAAGAAGATCCCGAAGCACTGGCTCGCACCGTTGAAGTCTTTAAAGAAATCGGCAAATTAATTGGTGCAAATGGCGCTGACAAGAGCCGCCTCTTAATCATGGACACAACCTATACTGCTGAAGAAAACCCATTGATTAAAGAAACAGCACAATACCTAAACTTACTCTTGGTTCAAGTCTATGGCTTCTCTGGAGAAAATGGAAATTATTTACATCACAAGAACATATTAGACGAAACAAGTAGCATGGAAGGCAGATGGCAAGGCTATAGCAAATACATTCGTCCAGAACAATACATGGTCGGCTTTTCATTCTATGAAGAAAAGGATTTCAATAATCGTTGGAAAGATATTAATGAAGAAGATCCTTCCGATCCACATATTGGTGAGAAAATCCAAGGAACGCGTGCTGAACGGTATGCTAAGTGGCAACCTAAAACAGGTGGGCTAAAAGGTGGTCTCTTCTCTTATGCCATTGACCGCGATGGGGTTGCACAACCAAAACAAAAAACTGAGCACCCAGAACTAGACAAGATCGTTAAATCTGAATACAAAGTATCTAAAGCTTTGAAAAAACTCATGATGACAGATGACCAATACCAACCAATTGATCAATCTGATTTTCCTGATAAGGCACTCCGTGAAAGCATTATTAAACAGGTCGGGACAAGACGTGGCGACTTAGAACGTTTCAAGGGTACTCTAAGACTTGACAATCCTGAGATTAAAGATTTGACAGGTCTTAACAAACTTAAAAGAGTCGCTAAACTAGAACTCATCAACCTTCCAAAAATCACTAAAATTGATAAGGACGATCTCCCACAAAACCTTAAACCTTTAACTGACAATCAAAAATCTAACCTCGAAATAAAAGGCACTTACGATGATTCAAAACTATATAAGGATATTCCAGCCTTTGATTTGGTCATTTCTGGTCTAAGTGGTCTTGAATCATTGGATATTTCAGGCCATCAGCGTGATACACTTAGTGGTATTGATGCTTCCACACTTCCTTCTTTAAAAGCAATCAATATTTCTGATAATCACTTTGATTTGGCACAAGGAACTGAAAATCGTCACATTCTTGATACTATCTTAGCTACACTTGCTAAAAATGGTGCCTCAACAGCTAGCTTTGATAAACAAAAACCAAAAGGCCTATACCCTGAAAGCTATAGTACTGCCCCACTTCACCTCCAAGTTGGCCAAGGTAAAATCAATGTCATTGATGACCTTATCTTTGGAACTCGCACCAATCAAAATACCTTAATTAATACTGAAAATGACTTTGAGGCCTATAAAGAGCAAACCATTCAGGGTAAACCTTTTATTGCCCCTGATTATCTCTATGACAACTTTAAAGTTAGTTATAAGGAATACTCTGCTTCAATCGTTGACTCAACACTTGCTGAAACAACTGATAAAACCATTGATACCGCTAAAGCTGAAACTTATCAGGTCACTGTCTCAAACAAGGATGGAAAAACTGTTCACTCAGTTAAAGTTATCGTTGGTGACGAAAAACCCATGATGGTTAACTTAGCACAAGATGCAAAAATCATTGGTACTGACAACATGACTCAAAGTGCAAAAGTTTTTGATGGGCAAAAAGACCAATTTCTTTTAAGTTGGAATAAAGACTCCTCTGTCATTTTTGAATTAAAAACCCCTGGTACAGCCAAACACTGGCGCTTCTTTGATGATGGCAAGAATGACTCTGTAACCCTATCTGTCTTCAAAGGGGATGCATCTAACTTTGAAACTGAAAAAGACAAAGCCGAAAATTGGGTTGAAATCACAAAAGACAGCCGCAAAAATGACGACAAAGTATTCAGTAGTCCATTAGAAGTTGACAATGCCAAATATTTGAAAGTGACAATAAAAAAAGAAGCTAAGTATATCTACTTCAACGAACTTCAAATCCTTGGTTATCCAGGTGTAGTTGCTAAAAAAACTGCTGATGACCTCAGACCAACAGAGGCAGACAAGAGCGATGACAAATCCGACAAAAATGACACAGAAGCCAAGTAA
- a CDS encoding MerR family transcriptional regulator, giving the protein MSDSYSTGEVAKDLGITVRAVQYYDKRELVKPSDFSEGGRRQYTKEDLEKLRLVTFLRDMDFSLAAIKAILTEDHNEQILELLLVQQIEQMTAEISDKKMKRDRALMLLKGLQKDNQQSLGYLSDMSRVMKTQKKWKSLQRQMILIILSLTGLFCLSILIATHFDNMLLLWLAVGVFLFAVNAMVVYYKNKVVYLCPNCHQTFEPTYKDFSLAKHTPKTRRLLCPHCKEKHFCLEIAKDA; this is encoded by the coding sequence ATGTCTGATTCCTATTCAACAGGTGAAGTTGCTAAAGACCTTGGAATAACAGTTAGAGCGGTTCAGTATTATGATAAGCGAGAACTTGTTAAACCTAGTGATTTTAGTGAGGGTGGCAGGCGGCAGTACACGAAAGAGGATCTTGAAAAATTGAGATTGGTCACTTTTTTAAGAGATATGGATTTTTCGCTTGCAGCAATCAAGGCTATTTTAACCGAAGATCACAATGAGCAGATTCTAGAGCTGCTTTTGGTGCAACAGATTGAGCAAATGACGGCTGAAATATCAGATAAAAAAATGAAACGAGACCGTGCACTTATGCTTTTGAAAGGCCTACAAAAAGACAACCAGCAAAGCCTTGGGTATTTATCAGACATGTCACGGGTTATGAAAACTCAGAAAAAATGGAAGAGTCTACAAAGACAAATGATTTTAATCATTCTTAGTTTAACGGGCTTGTTTTGTCTATCTATCTTAATAGCGACGCATTTTGACAATATGTTACTGCTTTGGCTAGCAGTAGGGGTATTCTTGTTTGCAGTTAATGCCATGGTCGTTTACTACAAAAATAAAGTAGTTTACCTTTGCCCAAACTGCCACCAGACTTTTGAGCCAACCTATAAGGACTTTAGTCTGGCAAAACATACTCCAAAAACGCGTCGGCTACTTTGCCCACACTGCAAAGAAAAGCACTTCTGTTTAGAAATTGCAAAAGACGCTTAA
- a CDS encoding YbaB/EbfC family nucleoid-associated protein, producing MMNMQNMMKQAQKLQKQMEQKQADLASMQFTGKSAQDLVTATFTGDKKLVAIDYKEAVVDPEDIETLSDMTTQAINDALSQIDDATKKSLGAFAGKLPF from the coding sequence ATGATGAATATGCAAAACATGATGAAGCAAGCGCAAAAGCTTCAAAAGCAAATGGAACAAAAGCAGGCTGATTTAGCTTCGATGCAATTTACTGGTAAGTCTGCTCAAGATTTAGTAACAGCTACTTTCACTGGTGACAAGAAATTAGTTGCCATTGATTATAAAGAAGCTGTGGTTGATCCAGAAGATATTGAGACCTTATCTGATATGACTACTCAAGCCATTAACGATGCTTTGAGCCAAATTGATGACGCGACAAAGAAATCTCTTGGTGCATTTGCTGGCAAACTACCATTTTAA
- a CDS encoding 3'-5' exonuclease yields MENLQTYIAFDLEFNTVKDKSHLIQLSAVKYEDHKEIAHFDTYVYTAVPLQSFINGLTGITADKLASAPKVDKVIKDFRDFVAETPLVGYNSQKSDLPILAENGLDLVNQYRIDLYDEVFERRSSDLNGIANLKLTSVAAFLGISGKGHDSLEDARMTARVYEAFLELDDNKQLLNQQEKVTGDNPFAALGNFFE; encoded by the coding sequence ATGGAAAATCTACAAACCTATATTGCTTTTGATTTGGAATTCAATACTGTCAAGGATAAGAGTCACTTAATTCAATTGTCTGCTGTTAAATATGAAGACCATAAGGAAATAGCTCACTTTGACACTTACGTTTACACGGCTGTTCCTTTGCAAAGTTTTATCAATGGCTTGACTGGCATTACCGCTGATAAGCTAGCGTCAGCTCCAAAGGTTGACAAGGTTATCAAGGATTTTCGTGACTTTGTTGCAGAAACACCATTAGTCGGTTACAATTCCCAAAAATCCGACCTGCCTATTCTGGCTGAAAATGGCTTGGATTTAGTTAATCAATATAGGATTGATTTGTATGATGAGGTCTTTGAACGGCGTAGTAGTGATTTGAATGGGATTGCTAATTTGAAGTTGACGTCAGTGGCGGCATTTTTGGGCATTTCAGGAAAAGGGCATGATAGTCTTGAGGATGCGAGGATGACCGCGCGTGTTTATGAGGCATTTTTAGAGTTGGATGACAATAAACAGTTGCTGAATCAGCAAGAAAAGGTAACTGGAGATAATCCTTTTGCAGCTTTGGGAAATTTTTTTGAGTAA
- a CDS encoding helix-turn-helix domain-containing protein: protein MKSNHLQEYIGQRIRTLRKDKGLSQQNLSEKAGVGIDYISNLETKGSNIKIDTLEKIVSALNITPSELFESRVNPQNPKLELLAEQLAQLPISSQEQLLEAFQLLIKTVKEKPNR from the coding sequence ATGAAATCAAACCATTTACAAGAATATATAGGCCAAAGAATACGGACTTTGCGGAAAGATAAAGGATTAAGCCAACAAAATCTCAGCGAAAAAGCTGGAGTTGGTATTGATTATATTTCAAACCTTGAGACAAAAGGTTCTAATATAAAGATTGATACACTTGAGAAGATTGTTAGTGCTCTAAATATTACACCATCAGAACTCTTTGAAAGTCGCGTAAATCCCCAAAATCCAAAATTAGAACTTCTGGCTGAACAATTAGCACAACTTCCTATATCAAGCCAAGAGCAACTCCTAGAAGCCTTTCAGCTACTCATTAAAACTGTTAAAGAAAAACCAAACCGCTAA
- a CDS encoding IS3-like element IS981 family transposase (programmed frameshift) → MKKRYSKEFKETLIAFYHSGQSVTQLSKEYDVAPATIYKWIDLYSKSNESSVSKADFLELKRQLAKVKEERDNLKKSIDHIRREKEVSAADMAQTIQTLALNVRLSCQLLDVPESSYYERINRHPSKTQLRRQYLSLKISQLFNANRGIYGAPKIHHLLFKQGEKVGLKLVQKLMKQLQLKSVVIKKFKPGYSLSDHINRKNLIQTEPTKKNKVWSTDITYIPTQQGWAYLSTIMDRYTKKVIAWDLGKRMTVELVQRTLNKAIKSQDYPEAVILHSDQGSQYTSLEYEELLKYYGMTHSFSRRGYPYHNASLESWHGHLKREWVYQFKYKNFEEAYQSIFWYIEAFYNSKRIHQSLGYLTPNQFEKVSA, encoded by the exons ATGAAAAAACGCTACTCAAAAGAATTTAAAGAAACCCTTATCGCCTTCTATCATTCTGGTCAATCCGTCACCCAGCTGTCTAAAGAATACGACGTGGCCCCTGCAACAATTTATAAATGGATAGACCTCTACTCTAAATCTAATGAAAGCTCCGTCTCTAAAGCTGATTTTCTAGAATTAAAAAGACAACTGGCTAAAGTTAAGGAAGAACGAGACA ATCTTAAAAAAAGTATTGACCATATTCGCCGAGAAAAAGAAGTGAGTGCTGCGGATATGGCTCAAACCATACAAACTTTAGCACTCAATGTCAGACTAAGCTGTCAACTCCTTGATGTTCCTGAATCAAGTTATTATGAACGGATTAACCGACATCCATCTAAAACTCAATTAAGGAGACAATACCTGTCACTCAAAATTTCTCAACTCTTCAATGCTAACCGAGGAATCTATGGTGCTCCTAAAATTCATCATCTTCTATTTAAACAAGGGGAAAAAGTCGGGTTAAAACTGGTACAGAAGCTAATGAAGCAACTTCAACTCAAGTCTGTAGTCATTAAGAAATTTAAGCCTGGATACTCACTAAGTGATCACATCAATCGAAAAAATCTCATACAGACTGAACCTACAAAGAAAAATAAGGTTTGGTCAACCGACATTACTTATATTCCTACTCAACAAGGATGGGCTTATCTCTCAACCATTATGGATCGTTATACTAAAAAAGTCATTGCTTGGGATTTGGGCAAGCGAATGACTGTAGAATTAGTGCAAAGAACTTTAAATAAGGCCATTAAATCACAAGACTATCCAGAAGCTGTTATTCTTCATTCTGACCAAGGAAGCCAGTATACGAGTCTAGAGTATGAAGAGTTGCTTAAGTATTATGGGATGACTCACTCTTTCAGTCGAAGGGGATACCCTTATCATAATGCCAGTCTTGAATCTTGGCATGGACATTTAAAAAGAGAGTGGGTGTATCAATTTAAATATAAGAACTTTGAAGAAGCCTATCAGAGTATTTTCTGGTACATCGAAGCCTTTTATAATTCAAAACGAATCCATCAAAGTTTAGGGTATCTTACACCTAATCAATTTGAAAAGGTAAGTGCTTAA